In a genomic window of Pangasianodon hypophthalmus isolate fPanHyp1 chromosome 1, fPanHyp1.pri, whole genome shotgun sequence:
- the zgc:194210 gene encoding uncharacterized protein zgc:194210 isoform X1, producing MMTSLWTLLFTMRLSGSCVRLVLSMLVFITVVYSAAMRGQNEDFLNFLNEAFNRDSPEPAVVTVSDPSNAVGAPDPIAVCSTSTPMDNPAELFSVTPETDSVEYPDTADEKSKENSKSADRTDNYDHQSSKKRNKLPETLGLDNDSDDSKSAERTDMDKYVNTENKKQPSNPTEENRSSQEMYGPWDFMTDQERKKRMDTERGREEHRVTQITETEATKMDSYLPGQPQAKERNRKDKTEMMRENSDSVPLSDSQNIIDQSQECLEVSSWMMRYPDGENTSVGAGVDPQSEEGITNYERQLRKLCAARKRLRTPRTEREQLDTDSAERVNSELLDRDNSSERIPA from the exons ATGATGACCTCTTTGTGGACCCTACTCTTCACGATGAGACT CTCTGGCTCTTGCGTCAGGCTTGTTCTGTCGATGCTGGTGTTTATAACAGTTGTGTATTCAGCAGCTATGAGAG GCCAGAATGAAGACTTTCTAAACTTTTTAAATG AAGCCTTTAATAGGGACAGCCCTGAGCCAGCAGTCGTAACTG TCTCAGATCCATCAAATGCTGTTGGTGCTCCAGACCCAATAGCAG TGTGCTCAACTTCCACTCCAATGGATAACCCTGCTG AATTATTCAGTGTGACTCCAGAGACTGATTCAGTGGAATATCCAG ACACTGCTGATGAAAAATCTAAAGAGAACAGCAAATCTGCTGATCGAACAG ACAATTATGATCACCAAAgttcaaagaaaagaaacaaactaCCTG AAACCTTAGGATTAGACAATGATTCTGATG ACAGTAAAAGTGCAGAAAGGACAGACATGGACAAATATGTTAACACAGAGAATAAGAAACAACCCAGCAACCCAACAGAAG AGAACAGGAGCAGCCAGGAGATGTATGGACCTTGGGATTTTATGACAGACCaagaaaggaagaagaggatggacactgagagaggaagggaggaaCACAGAGTGACTCAAATCACTGAGACTGAGGCCACTAAAATGGACAGTTACTTACCTGGCCAACCCCAGgctaaagagagaaacagaaaagacaagACCGAGATGATGAGAGAAAACAGTGACTCTGTCCCGCTGAGTgatagccagaatattattgaTCAGAGTCAGGAGTGTTTGGAGGTGTCCAGCTGGATGATGAGATATCCAGATGGGGAAAACACTAGTGTAGGTGCAGGTGTAGATCCACAGAGTGAAGAGGGAATCACAAATTATGAGCGCCAGCTAAGGAAACTGTGTGCTGCTAGAAAGAGACTGAGGACACCAAGAACTGAGAGAGAGCAGCTGGACACAGATAGTGCAGAAAGGGTGAATAGTGAGCTTCTAGACAGAGATAACAGCAGTGAGAGAATTCCTGCTTAA
- the zgc:194210 gene encoding uncharacterized protein zgc:194210 isoform X4, which yields MMTSLWTLLFTMRLSGSCVRLVLSMLVFITVVYSAAMRGQNEDFLNFLNVSDPSNAVGAPDPIAVCSTSTPMDNPAELFSVTPETDSVEYPDTADEKSKENSKSADRTDNYDHQSSKKRNKLPETLGLDNDSDDSKSAERTDMDKYVNTENKKQPSNPTEENRSSQEMYGPWDFMTDQERKKRMDTERGREEHRVTQITETEATKMDSYLPGQPQAKERNRKDKTEMMRENSDSVPLSDSQNIIDQSQECLEVSSWMMRYPDGENTSVGAGVDPQSEEGITNYERQLRKLCAARKRLRTPRTEREQLDTDSAERVNSELLDRDNSSERIPA from the exons ATGATGACCTCTTTGTGGACCCTACTCTTCACGATGAGACT CTCTGGCTCTTGCGTCAGGCTTGTTCTGTCGATGCTGGTGTTTATAACAGTTGTGTATTCAGCAGCTATGAGAG GCCAGAATGAAGACTTTCTAAACTTTTTAAATG TCTCAGATCCATCAAATGCTGTTGGTGCTCCAGACCCAATAGCAG TGTGCTCAACTTCCACTCCAATGGATAACCCTGCTG AATTATTCAGTGTGACTCCAGAGACTGATTCAGTGGAATATCCAG ACACTGCTGATGAAAAATCTAAAGAGAACAGCAAATCTGCTGATCGAACAG ACAATTATGATCACCAAAgttcaaagaaaagaaacaaactaCCTG AAACCTTAGGATTAGACAATGATTCTGATG ACAGTAAAAGTGCAGAAAGGACAGACATGGACAAATATGTTAACACAGAGAATAAGAAACAACCCAGCAACCCAACAGAAG AGAACAGGAGCAGCCAGGAGATGTATGGACCTTGGGATTTTATGACAGACCaagaaaggaagaagaggatggacactgagagaggaagggaggaaCACAGAGTGACTCAAATCACTGAGACTGAGGCCACTAAAATGGACAGTTACTTACCTGGCCAACCCCAGgctaaagagagaaacagaaaagacaagACCGAGATGATGAGAGAAAACAGTGACTCTGTCCCGCTGAGTgatagccagaatattattgaTCAGAGTCAGGAGTGTTTGGAGGTGTCCAGCTGGATGATGAGATATCCAGATGGGGAAAACACTAGTGTAGGTGCAGGTGTAGATCCACAGAGTGAAGAGGGAATCACAAATTATGAGCGCCAGCTAAGGAAACTGTGTGCTGCTAGAAAGAGACTGAGGACACCAAGAACTGAGAGAGAGCAGCTGGACACAGATAGTGCAGAAAGGGTGAATAGTGAGCTTCTAGACAGAGATAACAGCAGTGAGAGAATTCCTGCTTAA
- the zgc:194210 gene encoding uncharacterized protein zgc:194210 isoform X2 has product MMTSLWTLLFTMRLSGSCVRLVLSMLVFITVVYSAAMRGQNEDFLNFLNAFNRDSPEPAVVTVSDPSNAVGAPDPIAVCSTSTPMDNPAELFSVTPETDSVEYPDTADEKSKENSKSADRTDNYDHQSSKKRNKLPETLGLDNDSDDSKSAERTDMDKYVNTENKKQPSNPTEENRSSQEMYGPWDFMTDQERKKRMDTERGREEHRVTQITETEATKMDSYLPGQPQAKERNRKDKTEMMRENSDSVPLSDSQNIIDQSQECLEVSSWMMRYPDGENTSVGAGVDPQSEEGITNYERQLRKLCAARKRLRTPRTEREQLDTDSAERVNSELLDRDNSSERIPA; this is encoded by the exons ATGATGACCTCTTTGTGGACCCTACTCTTCACGATGAGACT CTCTGGCTCTTGCGTCAGGCTTGTTCTGTCGATGCTGGTGTTTATAACAGTTGTGTATTCAGCAGCTATGAGAG GCCAGAATGAAGACTTTCTAAACTTTTTAAATG CCTTTAATAGGGACAGCCCTGAGCCAGCAGTCGTAACTG TCTCAGATCCATCAAATGCTGTTGGTGCTCCAGACCCAATAGCAG TGTGCTCAACTTCCACTCCAATGGATAACCCTGCTG AATTATTCAGTGTGACTCCAGAGACTGATTCAGTGGAATATCCAG ACACTGCTGATGAAAAATCTAAAGAGAACAGCAAATCTGCTGATCGAACAG ACAATTATGATCACCAAAgttcaaagaaaagaaacaaactaCCTG AAACCTTAGGATTAGACAATGATTCTGATG ACAGTAAAAGTGCAGAAAGGACAGACATGGACAAATATGTTAACACAGAGAATAAGAAACAACCCAGCAACCCAACAGAAG AGAACAGGAGCAGCCAGGAGATGTATGGACCTTGGGATTTTATGACAGACCaagaaaggaagaagaggatggacactgagagaggaagggaggaaCACAGAGTGACTCAAATCACTGAGACTGAGGCCACTAAAATGGACAGTTACTTACCTGGCCAACCCCAGgctaaagagagaaacagaaaagacaagACCGAGATGATGAGAGAAAACAGTGACTCTGTCCCGCTGAGTgatagccagaatattattgaTCAGAGTCAGGAGTGTTTGGAGGTGTCCAGCTGGATGATGAGATATCCAGATGGGGAAAACACTAGTGTAGGTGCAGGTGTAGATCCACAGAGTGAAGAGGGAATCACAAATTATGAGCGCCAGCTAAGGAAACTGTGTGCTGCTAGAAAGAGACTGAGGACACCAAGAACTGAGAGAGAGCAGCTGGACACAGATAGTGCAGAAAGGGTGAATAGTGAGCTTCTAGACAGAGATAACAGCAGTGAGAGAATTCCTGCTTAA
- the zgc:194210 gene encoding uncharacterized protein zgc:194210 isoform X3, translating into MMTSLWTLLFTMRLSGSCVRLVLSMLVFITVVYSAAMRGQNEDFLNFLNEAFNRDSPEPAVVTVSDPSNAVGAPDPIAVCSTSTPMDNPAELFSVTPETDSVEYPDTADEKSKENSKSADRTDNYDHQSSKKRNKLPDSKSAERTDMDKYVNTENKKQPSNPTEENRSSQEMYGPWDFMTDQERKKRMDTERGREEHRVTQITETEATKMDSYLPGQPQAKERNRKDKTEMMRENSDSVPLSDSQNIIDQSQECLEVSSWMMRYPDGENTSVGAGVDPQSEEGITNYERQLRKLCAARKRLRTPRTEREQLDTDSAERVNSELLDRDNSSERIPA; encoded by the exons ATGATGACCTCTTTGTGGACCCTACTCTTCACGATGAGACT CTCTGGCTCTTGCGTCAGGCTTGTTCTGTCGATGCTGGTGTTTATAACAGTTGTGTATTCAGCAGCTATGAGAG GCCAGAATGAAGACTTTCTAAACTTTTTAAATG AAGCCTTTAATAGGGACAGCCCTGAGCCAGCAGTCGTAACTG TCTCAGATCCATCAAATGCTGTTGGTGCTCCAGACCCAATAGCAG TGTGCTCAACTTCCACTCCAATGGATAACCCTGCTG AATTATTCAGTGTGACTCCAGAGACTGATTCAGTGGAATATCCAG ACACTGCTGATGAAAAATCTAAAGAGAACAGCAAATCTGCTGATCGAACAG ACAATTATGATCACCAAAgttcaaagaaaagaaacaaactaCCTG ACAGTAAAAGTGCAGAAAGGACAGACATGGACAAATATGTTAACACAGAGAATAAGAAACAACCCAGCAACCCAACAGAAG AGAACAGGAGCAGCCAGGAGATGTATGGACCTTGGGATTTTATGACAGACCaagaaaggaagaagaggatggacactgagagaggaagggaggaaCACAGAGTGACTCAAATCACTGAGACTGAGGCCACTAAAATGGACAGTTACTTACCTGGCCAACCCCAGgctaaagagagaaacagaaaagacaagACCGAGATGATGAGAGAAAACAGTGACTCTGTCCCGCTGAGTgatagccagaatattattgaTCAGAGTCAGGAGTGTTTGGAGGTGTCCAGCTGGATGATGAGATATCCAGATGGGGAAAACACTAGTGTAGGTGCAGGTGTAGATCCACAGAGTGAAGAGGGAATCACAAATTATGAGCGCCAGCTAAGGAAACTGTGTGCTGCTAGAAAGAGACTGAGGACACCAAGAACTGAGAGAGAGCAGCTGGACACAGATAGTGCAGAAAGGGTGAATAGTGAGCTTCTAGACAGAGATAACAGCAGTGAGAGAATTCCTGCTTAA
- the zgc:194210 gene encoding uncharacterized protein zgc:194210 isoform X5, whose product MMTSLWTLLFTMRLSGSCVRLVLSMLVFITVVYSAAMRGQNEDFLNFLNEAFNRDSPEPAVVTVSDPSNAVGAPDPIAVCSTSTPMDNPAELFSVTPETDSVEYPDTADEKSKENSKSADRTDSKSAERTDMDKYVNTENKKQPSNPTEENRSSQEMYGPWDFMTDQERKKRMDTERGREEHRVTQITETEATKMDSYLPGQPQAKERNRKDKTEMMRENSDSVPLSDSQNIIDQSQECLEVSSWMMRYPDGENTSVGAGVDPQSEEGITNYERQLRKLCAARKRLRTPRTEREQLDTDSAERVNSELLDRDNSSERIPA is encoded by the exons ATGATGACCTCTTTGTGGACCCTACTCTTCACGATGAGACT CTCTGGCTCTTGCGTCAGGCTTGTTCTGTCGATGCTGGTGTTTATAACAGTTGTGTATTCAGCAGCTATGAGAG GCCAGAATGAAGACTTTCTAAACTTTTTAAATG AAGCCTTTAATAGGGACAGCCCTGAGCCAGCAGTCGTAACTG TCTCAGATCCATCAAATGCTGTTGGTGCTCCAGACCCAATAGCAG TGTGCTCAACTTCCACTCCAATGGATAACCCTGCTG AATTATTCAGTGTGACTCCAGAGACTGATTCAGTGGAATATCCAG ACACTGCTGATGAAAAATCTAAAGAGAACAGCAAATCTGCTGATCGAACAG ACAGTAAAAGTGCAGAAAGGACAGACATGGACAAATATGTTAACACAGAGAATAAGAAACAACCCAGCAACCCAACAGAAG AGAACAGGAGCAGCCAGGAGATGTATGGACCTTGGGATTTTATGACAGACCaagaaaggaagaagaggatggacactgagagaggaagggaggaaCACAGAGTGACTCAAATCACTGAGACTGAGGCCACTAAAATGGACAGTTACTTACCTGGCCAACCCCAGgctaaagagagaaacagaaaagacaagACCGAGATGATGAGAGAAAACAGTGACTCTGTCCCGCTGAGTgatagccagaatattattgaTCAGAGTCAGGAGTGTTTGGAGGTGTCCAGCTGGATGATGAGATATCCAGATGGGGAAAACACTAGTGTAGGTGCAGGTGTAGATCCACAGAGTGAAGAGGGAATCACAAATTATGAGCGCCAGCTAAGGAAACTGTGTGCTGCTAGAAAGAGACTGAGGACACCAAGAACTGAGAGAGAGCAGCTGGACACAGATAGTGCAGAAAGGGTGAATAGTGAGCTTCTAGACAGAGATAACAGCAGTGAGAGAATTCCTGCTTAA
- the zgc:194210 gene encoding uncharacterized protein zgc:194210 isoform X6: MMTSLWTLLFTMRLSGSCVRLVLSMLVFITVVYSAAMRGQNEDFLNFLNEAFNRDSPEPAVVTVSDPSNAVGAPDPIAVCSTSTPMDNPAELFSVTPETDSVEYPDTADEKSKENSKSADRTENRSSQEMYGPWDFMTDQERKKRMDTERGREEHRVTQITETEATKMDSYLPGQPQAKERNRKDKTEMMRENSDSVPLSDSQNIIDQSQECLEVSSWMMRYPDGENTSVGAGVDPQSEEGITNYERQLRKLCAARKRLRTPRTEREQLDTDSAERVNSELLDRDNSSERIPA, encoded by the exons ATGATGACCTCTTTGTGGACCCTACTCTTCACGATGAGACT CTCTGGCTCTTGCGTCAGGCTTGTTCTGTCGATGCTGGTGTTTATAACAGTTGTGTATTCAGCAGCTATGAGAG GCCAGAATGAAGACTTTCTAAACTTTTTAAATG AAGCCTTTAATAGGGACAGCCCTGAGCCAGCAGTCGTAACTG TCTCAGATCCATCAAATGCTGTTGGTGCTCCAGACCCAATAGCAG TGTGCTCAACTTCCACTCCAATGGATAACCCTGCTG AATTATTCAGTGTGACTCCAGAGACTGATTCAGTGGAATATCCAG ACACTGCTGATGAAAAATCTAAAGAGAACAGCAAATCTGCTGATCGAACAG AGAACAGGAGCAGCCAGGAGATGTATGGACCTTGGGATTTTATGACAGACCaagaaaggaagaagaggatggacactgagagaggaagggaggaaCACAGAGTGACTCAAATCACTGAGACTGAGGCCACTAAAATGGACAGTTACTTACCTGGCCAACCCCAGgctaaagagagaaacagaaaagacaagACCGAGATGATGAGAGAAAACAGTGACTCTGTCCCGCTGAGTgatagccagaatattattgaTCAGAGTCAGGAGTGTTTGGAGGTGTCCAGCTGGATGATGAGATATCCAGATGGGGAAAACACTAGTGTAGGTGCAGGTGTAGATCCACAGAGTGAAGAGGGAATCACAAATTATGAGCGCCAGCTAAGGAAACTGTGTGCTGCTAGAAAGAGACTGAGGACACCAAGAACTGAGAGAGAGCAGCTGGACACAGATAGTGCAGAAAGGGTGAATAGTGAGCTTCTAGACAGAGATAACAGCAGTGAGAGAATTCCTGCTTAA